DNA sequence from the Puntigrus tetrazona isolate hp1 chromosome 2, ASM1883169v1, whole genome shotgun sequence genome:
TCTACGACTATCTCCTGAAAAGAACTGGTAAGAGTTTATTACATTATGCTTTTTAGATGAACAAGCCATCAGTATCACTGGCGTATTTAATGTTACGGACAGAAGATTTGATGCGACTTCACTCATTTGTATAAAGTTTGGCCACTAGTAATGCTAAACATCCTTAGAAGGATGTAATACAGGCTTGTTTGATGTGGCTGATCGGTTGCTGTGTGATTCGCACAGATGCCAGGGTGCGGGATTATCCGTTGATGCAGAGTCCCATTCAGATGACATTCATCTTGCTGGGATACGTGATCTTCGTCTTATATGTGGGACCACGATACATGGCCAATCGTAAACCTTTCCACCTCAACACAGCTATGATTGTCTATAATTTCTCAATGGTGGCCTTCAACGCCTACATTGTTTATGAGGTAGGATACTCTTTCATTTAACTGCATGTTTGGGAGGGTAATTTAAGGTATTGCACCTCATAGCTTTACCGGAACCGATGTATTTGAGAAGAACCACTACAGGATTAAAGATATAGTTGATTCAAAAATGCctttttactcaccctcattcaTTACAGAACCTTATAATAGTCGTTTTTCTGTAGATCACAGAAGGGGATGTTTAGCAGAATCTTCACGGCTCTtttccatataatgaaagtgaattttTATAATACGTTTATGctgctttttgtcatttttgatgcTGGACAGCCTATGGTCActattcactttcattatatgaGGACGATCAGCGTGAACATTCTGATAAACGTCTTTTGCGTTTCACAGCAGAAAGTCAAAAGTTTGTAAAGAaaggagggtgagtaaataatggcagTTTTAAGAGACCGTGTTACCATAATCTTGTACATCTGTATAATTTTTGATCTGCCTTGCGCAGTTCCTGATGTCTGGCTGGGGAACAACGTACACTTGGAGATGCGACCTCTGTGACCCCTCCAACAGTCCTGAAGCTCTTAGAGTAAGTTTATTACATGTTCTTCTGTGAATCCCAGCAAAtcagcactaaatcagcatattgctaagatttctgaatgattacgtgacattgaagacattttaaaatgtatgaaaatagaaaaatgatgttttaaatgataataatatttcgcAGTGTTGCTGGTAAATACAGCATACGAGAGgtgcatttcaaaaacatattaaactCTTAAAGCccctaaacatttgaaaaatagtGTGTATTGTGATAAATCGTTTTTCTCATTGTGTTCTCAGATGGTTCGGGCAGCCTGGTTGTTCTACTTTTCCAAATATATTGAACTTCTAGATACGGTAagaataatgttatttttattcgtAGCTTGTTAGCATTCATGCTACGATTATCAGCGTCTTGCTGCATATGGATAGGATAACATACTTTTTTCATAGGCACAGTTTACAGTACAGTAGCTTGCTCTATAACTAAAGGATGATTTTGTAAGACCTGTGTCTGCGATCCAGGTGTTTTTTGTGTTGAGAAAGAAGCACAGTCAGGTGACGTTCCTGCATATCTTTCATCATTCTGTCTTACCCTGGACCTGGTGGTGGGGCATCACTCTTACTCCCGGTGAGTTTATCACTGCTGCCGTTGCTGGTTTCAATAGTTATTCACTGGTTTTGCTTCAAGACCAGATCGTATACTGGCCAAGAAGTGGTGACTCAAACAGTACTAAAACTGTATAtcatatcaatttttttttttttgaagttaatAGGGTTAATGTGTTTAAAAGTGTAAAGATGACCACtatctttattttcatgttaaaatgaCAGCGGGTGGCATGGGATCTTTTCATGCTATGGTGAACGCATGTGTCCATGTCATCATGTACACCTACTATGGTCTGGCAGCTGCAGGGCCCAGCTTCCAGAAGTATCTGTGGTGGAAAAAGTACATGACAGCGATCCAACTGGTTAGTGCGTGGAAAAactgagtttgtttcttcatgggtgccgtcagaatttaAACTATTGATTTAAACCATCACAATATTCCACATGACCTCAGTCCATCGATTAACATCATGAGAAgcaaaaagctgtgtgtttgtaactaATGAATCCATCATTAACAATGCAACTCCTCATGTCCATAATATTCCTTTCTCTAGTAAAAATGTCATCTTGTCTGTATGAGGGGAGATAAATGCACAGATCTTTTatgttagagctcaaaatgGGTGGATAACGCATGAGCATGAATAATAGCCAGAAGCAACCGTTTAAAGttagaatatttaaatgatttatctgtttattgtggattattgtgagcATAGTTTCATTGAATATTGTCGGTGTTTCATTGAAATGGTAcatagttgatataaaaaatgGTGAGCAAAAATGTAGATAAAAAAACCTAACATGCaaataacataagaaaaatatatcttcATTCTTAGTTACAAGCTATTgcatgagagaggtttatcttcaatgttagagggtttttttgtctacatttttgctgtcacgCCATATAAGACATTGATATGTCCCATATATAAATTGAGATtaagtaaaattataatttggaTTTTGCCTTCCAATTCAGTGCAGTTGtatattccattttatttttttttattttccacaggTTCAGTTTGTGCTGGTGACTGTCCATATCTCTCAGTATTACATCATGGAAAAGTGTGAATACCAAGTTCCCATCTTCATTCATCTCATCTTGATCTATGGCACTTTTTTCTTCATCCTGTTCTCCAACTTCTGGATCCAGGCCTACATAAAGGGAAAGCGACTGCCTGTTTCCACTAAGGACAAACCCAAACAGAACGGCATAACCACTGTGAATGAGCCAGTGGTAGTCGCCAATGGCAAACACTTGGAAAACGGCACTGCGCACTACACTAATGGACTTGCCCACAACGGGAAAGTGAAGGAGGTCTAAATGGGCCAATCAGAAATATCAGAGACATTTTTGTTAGAAtatttgtcaaattaaatttttttttacgattgCATGGGAGATGAAACGGCACATTGGATCTGGCGGTGGGCCCCCCTTTCTTAGTATTTATAGATGTTGGAGGCTGGGGAGCACTGTGCATGAAGAGAATTCGTCCACTGAAGTCGTTGACGTCACTCTGAAACCTGACATCATGTCTGTGGTTTAATCCGCTTGACCTTGGCTTTTTTCCTGGCATATGAGTCTCCCAGTTGTTTGCACACTGTACAGTTTAACTGTAAGTCTAACTCACACttgactgtaaataaatgttttctcacggtttattagaaatgtacgagttctccatttttttgtttctaactTCAGTTAATAAAcgctttttataataaatatttgctttgttgcatttgattaaaaaaaatatatatattctccaGACACTGTTAAGTCTTGAAATAACTTCTGCAAAGTGAAGCAATCAAGAAGTTACAGCATTTATACTGCTTAAAATAGCAGCCGCTCATGTAATATCAAACATGGTCTACTTGGTTTTAATCTTGTGCATATGCAGTGTGTGTCTTGCTTGGATTTTGTTTATAATCAATCTCCATCCATTTTTCATAGCTCTCAAAAGTATTAACACCATATAAAAGTTGTAAGTTTTTTTTCGAAAGTACCATCTAAAATGGAAGTTACCAAATTTCACAGAAGGGCACGTAAAGAATGCAATTTCATCTTGAAGTTCAGGGCTTCTATTTTTGATCATGTTTGTTAAAACATGACAGTTTTGTTATGAATTGCCATGTTGGTAAAATGTCCATttccacttttaaaaaaaaaaaaaaaaaaaaaaaaaaaaaaaggtacgtACATGAAGCATTGTCAAAAGGGAAGCAAATGCTTCcttacaaaaactttatttgaaaattacatttctgtacaTAATTTAATGATCACATTTAAGGTTAAATATGCAGGAACTTGAATAAAAACCAAGATTAGCTTTCAAAAAGGTGGTTGTTTTCTGGGAAACCCATTTACCAGCCATGCTCaggatttttccatttttagaaACCCATTGTGCCTCTGAAAACACAAGGGAGTGCCTAACAGAACTTAGCGTAGAGCTTGTGGGAGACTGAAAGCATGTAACAGCCAGTGTGTAAGAATGGAATTGCCAAGTCCTTTGAAagccaaaaacaataaaaccaaaaGGGAAGTTCTAACAAACAGAGAAACTGCTTCAGATCAACTCATATACACAACTCCCTGTTTGCATTAAAGGGACCATTTCGTAGTTATCGAATATGTTGCTGAATGATGCTGCTGGTAGGCTTGGGTTTCTTGACAGCATCCTTTTCAAAGCTCTTCCAAAGTCTAATGGTTTCATCAGCAGCAACAGAAGCCACAGTCGATCCATCTGGGCTGAGTGCCAAGTTGAGAATCCGGTCTTCATGTCCTAAGACAGATGATTGGGGAAAAAAGGAGAGGAATTAATTCATTGCTTCAATTTCAAAATGAAGCAGGAGTGCACAAATTACTTCATATAGTTTTAAACTTGCCTTCAAGCTCCGCAACTTTAGTGAGTGAGGGGTATTTCCAGATGATAACCTTTTCATGAGCAAAACCATGACCAGACACCAACTCTTTGTAATTTGGTGCAAAAACAAGAGATGACacctgtataaaaaaataaaaagggacaaattatagattttataaCGTACAACGGCACGCAAGCAGACAGCGAGTGAGCCTACCTGTGAACAAGTATCGAAGGCATTGATGCAAGAGCCACTGTTTGCATTCCAGATTCGAATGTGCCGATCACTGGTGCCCCCTCCTGATGCAAGGATGTTAGGCTGCCAAGGGCACCATGCCAAAGCCTTAAGGGTGCAGGAGAGGACAAGAGTTGAAAACCCCTCAAAAAGGGAAGACCAGACAGCAGAATAAAAAGACATCTTGCCAAATTGAAAAGCACCTTGACAGCTCCCTGGTGTTCATTAAAAGCATGGACGGCTTGATACTCCGAACCGGTTGTCATTGGCCAAATATACACCGTGTTGTCATTACCACCGCTAGCTAAATATTTCCCATCTGGAGACCAGGTTAGGCCACAGACTTCCTGAGTGTGTCCCCCGAAGGTGAAGATGTGG
Encoded proteins:
- the elovl1a gene encoding elongation of very long chain fatty acids protein 1a, which codes for MFQEVLSNIWKFYDYLLKRTDARVRDYPLMQSPIQMTFILLGYVIFVLYVGPRYMANRKPFHLNTAMIVYNFSMVAFNAYIVYEFLMSGWGTTYTWRCDLCDPSNSPEALRMVRAAWLFYFSKYIELLDTVFFVLRKKHSQVTFLHIFHHSVLPWTWWWGITLTPAGGMGSFHAMVNACVHVIMYTYYGLAAAGPSFQKYLWWKKYMTAIQLVQFVLVTVHISQYYIMEKCEYQVPIFIHLILIYGTFFFILFSNFWIQAYIKGKRLPVSTKDKPKQNGITTVNEPVVVANGKHLENGTAHYTNGLAHNGKVKEV